In a genomic window of Candidatus Omnitrophota bacterium:
- the dnaG gene encoding DNA primase, translating into MAIPQNIIDQIQTRSDIVEVISRYIPLQKAGRNYRAPCPFHHEKTPSFIVSPDKQIYHCFGCGAGGNVFSFVMKHENLEFPEAVEALAEKAGIKLPRFGPQGKEFSSLANQLYKINELAISFFQENLNRNQAAKDYLVSRGIGEEIIKNFRIGYAPDGWENGLNFFKKRSIDGAILEKAGLAISNEKGGYYDRFRKRLMFPIFDLKGRVLGFGGRVLDSSLPKYMNSPETCIYSKGRHLYGLNLSKDEIKKQGYALIVEGYLDFIIPYQAGAKNIIATLGTALTIDQVKLLKRFANTSIMVYDPDEAGEAASLRNMDMFIGEGVNVYIAELPKGFDPDNYIRKFGTDDFIKMTKSSKNLFDYKLYKLSSRFDIKTAHGKAAIAGEMLPTISRIENAVLRSNLVKKLAEKLSVDEESIRTELRKVKPDYGARTYNVTPVEARKDSKSAEKMVLALLLEGESFVRRAKESLTLDEYKDSLVRDVIKAVYDLSREEKNITAVRLMNHFDNNEDASDLISEVVHISETLDNKDKILLDCIAKIKRDNVKDRLSRLQDAIKVAHASNDDNLVTKLVSEYTELLKVNKT; encoded by the coding sequence GCAGGCAGGAATTATAGAGCGCCGTGCCCTTTTCACCATGAGAAGACGCCATCTTTTATAGTCAGTCCTGATAAGCAGATATATCATTGTTTTGGCTGCGGTGCCGGCGGCAACGTGTTTAGTTTTGTGATGAAGCATGAAAACCTGGAATTTCCCGAAGCGGTAGAGGCGCTGGCTGAAAAGGCCGGCATAAAATTGCCGCGTTTTGGCCCGCAGGGTAAGGAGTTTTCCTCTCTTGCGAACCAGCTATATAAGATAAACGAACTCGCGATATCCTTTTTCCAGGAAAACCTTAATCGTAACCAGGCGGCAAAAGATTACCTGGTCTCAAGAGGCATAGGCGAAGAGATAATAAAAAACTTCAGGATAGGCTATGCCCCTGACGGCTGGGAAAACGGATTGAATTTTTTTAAGAAGAGAAGCATTGATGGCGCGATCCTTGAAAAGGCGGGCCTGGCGATATCCAATGAGAAGGGCGGCTACTACGACAGGTTCAGAAAACGCCTCATGTTCCCAATATTTGATCTTAAGGGCAGGGTGTTAGGGTTTGGCGGGAGAGTGCTGGATTCGAGCCTTCCAAAATATATGAATTCACCTGAGACATGCATATATTCGAAGGGCCGGCATTTATATGGGTTAAATCTCAGCAAAGACGAAATAAAGAAGCAGGGTTATGCGCTGATAGTGGAAGGTTATCTCGATTTTATCATACCCTATCAGGCCGGCGCGAAGAATATAATAGCTACGCTGGGCACGGCTCTTACTATAGACCAGGTGAAGCTTTTAAAGCGGTTTGCTAACACCAGTATAATGGTATATGACCCGGATGAGGCAGGCGAAGCGGCAAGCCTGCGCAATATGGATATGTTCATAGGTGAAGGGGTGAATGTTTATATAGCGGAGCTGCCCAAAGGATTTGACCCCGATAATTATATACGAAAATTCGGGACGGATGATTTCATAAAGATGACAAAGTCCAGTAAGAACCTATTTGATTACAAGCTGTACAAACTGTCATCCAGATTCGATATTAAAACAGCGCATGGCAAGGCTGCGATAGCCGGAGAGATGCTGCCGACCATTTCCAGGATAGAGAACGCGGTGTTGAGATCGAATCTCGTGAAGAAATTAGCTGAAAAATTATCCGTGGACGAAGAGTCAATAAGGACCGAATTAAGAAAAGTAAAACCGGATTATGGGGCGCGTACCTATAATGTTACGCCGGTGGAAGCAAGGAAGGATTCGAAGAGCGCCGAGAAGATGGTATTGGCCCTGCTGCTTGAAGGGGAGAGTTTTGTGCGGCGCGCCAAGGAGTCGCTGACATTGGATGAGTATAAGGACTCGCTGGTAAGAGATGTTATCAAAGCGGTTTACGATCTATCAAGAGAAGAAAAGAATATAACAGCCGTCAGGCTGATGAATCATTTCGACAATAACGAAGACGCTTCAGATCTTATATCCGAGGTTGTCCATATATCGGAGACGCTGGATAATAAAGACAAGATACTCTTGGATTGTATAGCAAAGATAAAGAGGGACAACGTAAAGGACAGGCTCTCAAGGCTTCAGGACGCCATAAAGGTTGCGCATGCTTCTAACGATGACAATTTGGTTACGAAGCTTGTTAGTGAGTATACCGAGCTTTTGAAAGTGAATAAGACTTAA